Proteins co-encoded in one Salarias fasciatus chromosome 4, fSalaFa1.1, whole genome shotgun sequence genomic window:
- the gpatch8 gene encoding G patch domain-containing protein 8 isoform X1, with product MADRFSRFNEERDFQGGNHFDQYEEGQLELEQASLDKPIESDNIGHRLLQKHGWKLGQGLGKTMQGRTDPVPIILKYDVMGMGRMEMELDYAEDATEKRRVLEVEKEDTEELRQKYKDQMEKEKAIAKALEDLRANFYCELCDKQYTKHQEFDNHINSYDHAHKQRLKELKQREFARNVSSRSRKGGKKQEKMLRRLHELAEQRKQQDRTPGSGPMFKTTTVAVDGEKAEDIDGVTLESPALTDGVLEGSLADRSGQSSPKPGPTISFSLGKNPSSSPTASAASKVSVSFSFAKKAPVKLETAAAVFADHGEEAMEEEEGQEGEKPAGQEETAICGTDSPKAASAGSEAGEPGGVAAATEETQQPDDGGSLASTLNKLKMMMKKEEGYAGQEPQYYHYIPPAHCRVKPHFQFLLFMKASEQCQSKDDEDEEEAPEEKKAEESSELMETNEAESKAEKEEGPSTAEPETTTTTTTPSPQVKTEEVEEEEEQEEAASTCATDAASNAPVSSPPKAESTQDAVDSNSGPKIPTGPFFPVLSKDESTTLQWPSELLEFTKAQPSLSYSCNPLYFDFKLSRNKGARGGRAAKSLKAGEESDEKGREGTVPTAEADSASKPGTSTDQDKATPKGEPGKNEGEEQKATTGSSAKKKKKKKKHKKSAKHSKRKGKEKAAAGEEAAEGEPAVTQEKPKKKKKHKRKKSKNKAPDQEEATGEDKDKAKPKSEDKAAASSVQLTGGGGGAPASTGTELGKRKRPAKEVPCKSTAEEGGSGKSADKANSSEEHSGPKRPKNDSNASQSASCSTSAQKSPGPGRPPSSESEEEGGSSTQRSRHHRSSPREQRRHHSEESRRSCSRSSRRGERRGSSRRRHHHRGQNSRSRSYSSSSERSSAGSSAYSHRSRSYSDSYSDYSTEGRRRRHSKRSSDSEYERRGSRSRRRSRRHQYSSSSSEDSRSRSRSYSRRKRHRRHHRSSSRSSSSWSRSTSARSWRRSYSRSHSSASRSSSSNKGSPHRRIPRSRGDGDAHRRDFNRSRIYRSQSPRSSSSRGLNRNAHSSGSLGLRPGGSRDAGEQKNSLTARQLLERVQSKKTSDDSGTGSKSGIKIKDPPQGYFGPKLPPALGSKAMLPLFGKLQAGKKPVIPLTRPDDGEKSGAGKDSEADGEVILVEPIREFPPPPPPPAPPVQKVEEAPQSAAAPEETQQPAPEEQAHPEPRPLFEQEPAIMMPQYQGEPGQDPTQNPMMEPLMPDMQQQPPMHAYPAYPPPSMEEDGLEAEEDGLAPLESQPITFTPEEMEKYSKLQQAAQQHIQQQLLAKQVKTFPSAAAAAAAAAAAAANLAPAPPPPALQQIHIQQPTVSVASGTSITTVQHAILQHHAATAAAMGIHPAHPHHPHPAHAQLAQVHHIPQHHLTPISLSPLGPSLGHSLGHSLGHAGLIPAHPTAFLSGQPIHIIPASALHHTPLALHHVPHTALYPTLFTPRPSQAAAAAALQLHPLLHPIFSGQDLQHPPNHGS from the exons GATAACATCGGGCACCGGCTGCTTCAGAAACATGGCTGGAAGTTGGGGCAAGGCCTTGGCAAAACCATGCAGG GACGCACCGACCCTGTGCCCATCATCCTTAAGTATGATGTTATGGGGATGGGACGGATGGAGATGGAG CTGGACTATGCAGAGGATGccacagagaagaggagagtGCTCGAGGTCGAGAAGGAGGACACAGAGGAACTGCGGCAGAAATACAAG GACCAGATGGAAAAGGAGAAAGCCATTGCAAAGGCCCTGGAAGACCTGCGGGCTAATTTCTACTGTGAGCTGTGTGACAAACAGTACACCAAACACCAGGAGTTTGACAACCACATCAACTCCTACGACCACGCTCACAAACAG AGGCTGAaagagctgaagcagagagagtTCGCCCGCAACGTGTCGTCCCGTTCCCGGAAAGGTGGGAAGAAGCAAGAAAAGATGCTGCGGCGGCTGCACGAGCTGGCTGAGCAGAGGAAACAACAGGATCG GACCCCTGGTAGTGGACCGATGTTCAAAACCACCACAGTGGCCGTGGACGGGGAGAAAGCAGAGGACATAGACGGCGTGACCCTGGAGAGTCCCGCGCTGACAGATGGCGTCCTGGAAGGATCGCTGGCAGACAGAAGCGGTCAATCCTCCCCAAAGCCCGGCCCGACCATTAGCTTCTCCCTGGGGAAGAACCCCTCGTCGTCTCCGACCGCCAGCGCCGCGTCCAAAGTCAGCGTGTCCTTCTCGTTCGCCAAGAAAGCCCCCGTGAAGCTGGAGACGGCGGCCGCCGTGTTCGCAGACCACGGagaggaggccatggaggaagaggaaggccaAGAGGGAGAGAAGCCTGCGGGCCAGGAGGAAACAGCCATCTGTGGCACCGACAGCCCGAAGGCAGCATCGGCAGGAAgcgaagcaggagagccgggcggcgTGGCGGCAGCGACGGAGGAGACGCAGCAGCCCGATGACGGCGGCTCGCTGGCATCCACGCTCAACAAactgaagatgatgatgaaaaaGGAGGAAGGCTATGCCGGCCAGGAGCCTCAGTACTACCACTACATACCTCCAGCCCACTGCCGGGTGAAGCCGCACTTTCAGTTTCTGCTGTTCATGAAGGCGTCGGAGCAGTGCCAGAGCaaggacgacgaggacgaggaggaggcgcCCGAGGAGAAGAAGGCCGAAGAGAGCTCGGAACTGATGGAAACCAACGAGGCGGAGTCGAAGGCGGAAAAAGAAGAAGGCCCATCAACCGCTGAGCCagagacgacgacgacgacgacgactcCTTCacctcaagtgaaaacagaggaggtggaggaggaggaggagcaggaggaggcggcctCGACATGTGCGACAGACGCAGCTTCTAACGCACCTGTTTCATCCCCTCCTAAAGCAGAGAGCACACAAGATGCTGTGGATTCAAACAGCGGCCCTAAGATCCCCACAGGCCCCTTCTTTCCCGTCCTGAGTAAAGACGAGAGCACCACCCTGCAGTGGCCCTCCGAGCTCCTCGAGTTCACTAAAGCTCAGCCCTCGCTCTCCTACAGCTGCAATCCCCTCTACTTTGACTTCAAGCTGTCCCGCAATAAAGGAGCGCGCGGCGGGAGAGCTGCAAAGTCTCTGAAGGCCGGAGAAGAGTCCGACGAGAAGGGAAGAGAAGGAACTGTTCCCACAGCTGAGGCGGATTCTGCCTCCAAACCGGGAACCAGCACCGACCAAGACAAAGCAACGCCGAAAGGAGAGCCCGGCAAGAACGAGGGCGAGGAGCAGAAGGCCACAACTGGGAGCAGTgccaagaagaaaaagaagaagaagaagcacaaaaaGTCCGCAAAGCACTCAAAgcgcaaaggaaaagaaaaagcagcagcaggagaggaagctgctgaaggagagcCGGCGGTGACACAGGAAAaacccaagaagaagaagaaacacaaacgaAAGAAGAGCAAAAACAAGGCTCCAGATCAAGAGGAGGCGACGGGGGAAGATAAAGACAAAGCCAAACCAAAGTCAGAAGATAAAGCAGCTGCTTCCTCCGTCCAGCTgacgggtggaggaggcggagccccCGCCAGCACGGGGACAGAGCTGGGGAAGAGGAAGCGTCCCGCCAAGGAAGTGCCTTGCAAGTCCACagcggaggaaggaggaagtggAAAAAGTGCAGATAAAGCCAACTCGTCGGAGGAGCACAGCGGGCCGAAACGGCCGAAGAACGACTCCAACGCGTCCCAAAGtgcctcctgctccacctcggCCCAGAAGAGCCCCGGCCCGGGCCGGCCCCCCAGCAGCGAGAGCGAAGAGGAAGGGGGCTCCAGCACGCAGCGCTCCCGCCACCACCGCTCCAGTCCGCGGGAGCAGCGGCGCCACCACAGCGAGGAGTCCCGGCGCTCCTGCAGCCGCTCGTCCAGGCGGGGGGAGCGGCGGGggagcagccgccgccgccaccaccaccggGGCCAGAACTCCCGCAGCCGCTCCTACTCCAGCAGCTCGGAGCGCTCGTCGGCGGGCAGCAGCGCCTACAGCCACCGCAGCCGCAGCTACTCCGACAGCTACAGCGACTACAGCACCgagggccggcggcggcggcactcCAAGCGCTCGTCGGACTCCGAGTACGAGCGGCGGGGCAGCCGGAGCCGCCGGCGGTCCAGGAGGCACCagtactcctcctcctcctcggaaGACTCGCGGTCCCGGTCCCGCAGCTACAGCCGCAGGAAGCGGCACCGGCGGCACCACCGCAGCAGCTCgcggagctccagcagctggagccgcAGCACCAGCGCCCGGTCCTGGAGGCGCAGCTACAGCCGGAGCCACAGCTCCGCCAGCCGCTCGTCCAGCTCCAACAAGGGCTCCCCCCACCGCCGGATCCCCCGGAGCCGGGGGGACGGCGACGCCCACCGCAGAGACTTCAACCGCTCGCGCATCTACCGCTCCCAGTCGCCGCGCTCCTCCTCGTCCCGAGGCCTGAACCGGAACGCGCACTCGTCCGGCTCGCTGGGCCTGAGGCCGGGCGGCTCCCGGGACGCCGGCGAGCAGAAGAACTCGCTCACGGCTCGCCAGCTGCTGGAGAGGGTTCAGTCTAAAAAGACTTCCGACGATTCCGGCACAGGGAGCAAATCCGGGATCAAGATCAAGGACCCACCGCAGGGATATTTTGGGCCCAAACTTCCTCCGGCGCTGGGAAGCAAAGCCATGCTGCCGCTTTTTGGAAAGCTGCAGGCGGGAAAGAAACCGGTGATCCCGCTGACCAGACCCGACGACGGGGAGAAGTCCGGAGCGGGGAAAGACTCGGAGGCCGACGGAGAGGTCATCCTGGTGGAACCCATCCGGGagttcccccctcctccgccgcccccgGCGCCGCCGGtgcagaaggtggaggaggcccCTCAGAGCGCGGCGGCCCCCGAGGAGACGCAGCAGCCCGCCCCGGAGGAGCAGGCGCACCCAGAACCCCGGCCTCTGTTCGAGCAGGAGCCCGCCATCATGATGCCCCAGTACCAGGGAGAGCCGGGGCAGGACCCCACCCAGAACCCCATGATGGAGCCGCTCATGCCCgacatgcagcagcagcccccgATGCACGCCTACCCCGCCTACCCGCCTCCCAGCATGGAGGAGGACGgcctggaggcggaggaggacggcCTGGCGCCTCTGGAGAGCCAGCCCATCACCTTCACCCCCGAGGAGATGGAGAAGTACAGCAAGCTGCAGCAGGCGGCGCAGCAgcacatccagcagcagctcctggccAAGCAGGTCAAGACGTTCccctcggccgccgccgccgccgccgctgctgccgcggcggcggccaacctggccccggcgccgcccccgccggCCCTGCAGCAGATCCACATCCAGCAGCCCACCGTGTCGGTGGCGTCGGGCACGTCCATCACCACGGTGCAGCACGCCATCCTCCAGCACcacgccgccaccgccgccgccatggGCATCCACCCGGCGCACCCCCACCACCCGCACCCCGCGCACGCCCAGCTGGCCCAGGTGCACCACATCCCCCAGCACCACCTCACCCCCATCTCGCTGTCGCCGCTGGGCCCGTCGCTGGGCCACTCTCTGGGACACTCCCTGGGCCACGCCGGGCTGATCCCCGCCCACCCCACCGCCTTCCTGTCCGGCCAGCCCATACACATCATCCCCGCCTCCGCGCTGCACCACACGCCGCTCGCCCTCCACCACGTCCCCCACACGGCGCTCTACCCCACCCTCTTCACGCCCCGGCCCtcgcaggcggcggcggcggcggccctccagctccaccccctcctccacccgatCTTCTCAGGGCAGGACCTCCAGCATCCGCCGAACCACGGAtcctga
- the gpatch8 gene encoding G patch domain-containing protein 8 isoform X2, which yields MADRFSRFNEERDFQGGNHFDQYEEGQLELEQASLDKPIESDNIGHRLLQKHGWKLGQGLGKTMQGRTDPVPIILKYDVMGMGRMEMELDYAEDATEKRRVLEVEKEDTEELRQKYKDQMEKEKAIAKALEDLRANFYCELCDKQYTKHQEFDNHINSYDHAHKQRLKELKQREFARNVSSRSRKGGKKQEKMLRRLHELAEQRKQQDRTPGSGPMFKTTTVAVDGEKAEDIDGVTLESPALTDGVLEGSLADRSGQSSPKPGPTISFSLGKNPSSSPTASAASKVSVSFSFAKKAPVKLETAAAVFADHGEEAMEEEEGQEGEKPAGQEETAICGTDSPKAASAGSEAGEPGGVAAATEETQQPDDGGSLASTLNKLKMMMKKEEGYAGQEPQYYHYIPPAHCRVKPHFQFLLFMKASEQCQSKDDEDEEEAPEEKKAEESSELMETNEAESKAEKEEGPSTAEPETTTTTTTPSPQVKTEEVEEEEEQEEAASTCATDAASNAPVSSPPKAESTQDAVDSNSGPKIPTGPFFPVLSKDESTTLQWPSELLEFTKAQPSLSYSCNPLYFDFKLSRNKGARGGRAAKSLKAGEESDEKGREGTVPTAEADSASKPGTSTDQDKATPKGEPGKNEGEEQKATTGSSAKKKKKKKKHKKSAKHSKRKGKEKAAAGEEAAEGEPAVTQEKPKKKKKHKRKKSKNKAPDQEEATGEDKDKAKPKSEDKAAASSVQLTGGGGGAPASTGTELGKRKRPAKEVPCKSTAEEGGSGKSADKANSSEEHSGPKRPKNDSNASQSASCSTSAQKSPGPGRPPSSESEEEGGSSTQRSRHHRSSPREQRRHHSEESRRSCSRSSRRGERRGSSRRRHHHRGQNSRSRSYSSSSERSSAGSSAYSHRSRSYSDSYSDYSTEGRRRRHSKRSSDSEYERRGSRSRRRSRRHQYSSSSSEDSRSRSRSYSRRKRHRRHHRSSSRSSSSWSRSTSARSWRRSYSRSHSSASRSSSSNKGSPHRRIPRSRGDGDAHRRDFNRSRIYRSQSPRSSSSRGLNRNAHSSGSLGLRPGGSRDAGEQKNSLTARQLLERVQSKKTSDDSGTGSKSGIKIKDPPQGYFGPKLPPALGSKAMLPLFGKLQAGKKPVIPLTRPDDGEKSGAGKDSEADGEVILVEPIREFPPPPPPPAPPVQKVEEAPQSAAAPEETQQPAPEEQAHPEPRPLFEQEPAIMMPQYQGEPGQDPTQNPMMEPLMPDMQQQPPMHAYPAYPPPSMEEDGLEAEEDGLAPLESQPITFTPEEMEKYSKLQQAAQQHIQQQLLAKQVKTFPSAANLAPAPPPPALQQIHIQQPTVSVASGTSITTVQHAILQHHAATAAAMGIHPAHPHHPHPAHAQLAQVHHIPQHHLTPISLSPLGPSLGHSLGHSLGHAGLIPAHPTAFLSGQPIHIIPASALHHTPLALHHVPHTALYPTLFTPRPSQAAAAAALQLHPLLHPIFSGQDLQHPPNHGS from the exons GATAACATCGGGCACCGGCTGCTTCAGAAACATGGCTGGAAGTTGGGGCAAGGCCTTGGCAAAACCATGCAGG GACGCACCGACCCTGTGCCCATCATCCTTAAGTATGATGTTATGGGGATGGGACGGATGGAGATGGAG CTGGACTATGCAGAGGATGccacagagaagaggagagtGCTCGAGGTCGAGAAGGAGGACACAGAGGAACTGCGGCAGAAATACAAG GACCAGATGGAAAAGGAGAAAGCCATTGCAAAGGCCCTGGAAGACCTGCGGGCTAATTTCTACTGTGAGCTGTGTGACAAACAGTACACCAAACACCAGGAGTTTGACAACCACATCAACTCCTACGACCACGCTCACAAACAG AGGCTGAaagagctgaagcagagagagtTCGCCCGCAACGTGTCGTCCCGTTCCCGGAAAGGTGGGAAGAAGCAAGAAAAGATGCTGCGGCGGCTGCACGAGCTGGCTGAGCAGAGGAAACAACAGGATCG GACCCCTGGTAGTGGACCGATGTTCAAAACCACCACAGTGGCCGTGGACGGGGAGAAAGCAGAGGACATAGACGGCGTGACCCTGGAGAGTCCCGCGCTGACAGATGGCGTCCTGGAAGGATCGCTGGCAGACAGAAGCGGTCAATCCTCCCCAAAGCCCGGCCCGACCATTAGCTTCTCCCTGGGGAAGAACCCCTCGTCGTCTCCGACCGCCAGCGCCGCGTCCAAAGTCAGCGTGTCCTTCTCGTTCGCCAAGAAAGCCCCCGTGAAGCTGGAGACGGCGGCCGCCGTGTTCGCAGACCACGGagaggaggccatggaggaagaggaaggccaAGAGGGAGAGAAGCCTGCGGGCCAGGAGGAAACAGCCATCTGTGGCACCGACAGCCCGAAGGCAGCATCGGCAGGAAgcgaagcaggagagccgggcggcgTGGCGGCAGCGACGGAGGAGACGCAGCAGCCCGATGACGGCGGCTCGCTGGCATCCACGCTCAACAAactgaagatgatgatgaaaaaGGAGGAAGGCTATGCCGGCCAGGAGCCTCAGTACTACCACTACATACCTCCAGCCCACTGCCGGGTGAAGCCGCACTTTCAGTTTCTGCTGTTCATGAAGGCGTCGGAGCAGTGCCAGAGCaaggacgacgaggacgaggaggaggcgcCCGAGGAGAAGAAGGCCGAAGAGAGCTCGGAACTGATGGAAACCAACGAGGCGGAGTCGAAGGCGGAAAAAGAAGAAGGCCCATCAACCGCTGAGCCagagacgacgacgacgacgacgactcCTTCacctcaagtgaaaacagaggaggtggaggaggaggaggagcaggaggaggcggcctCGACATGTGCGACAGACGCAGCTTCTAACGCACCTGTTTCATCCCCTCCTAAAGCAGAGAGCACACAAGATGCTGTGGATTCAAACAGCGGCCCTAAGATCCCCACAGGCCCCTTCTTTCCCGTCCTGAGTAAAGACGAGAGCACCACCCTGCAGTGGCCCTCCGAGCTCCTCGAGTTCACTAAAGCTCAGCCCTCGCTCTCCTACAGCTGCAATCCCCTCTACTTTGACTTCAAGCTGTCCCGCAATAAAGGAGCGCGCGGCGGGAGAGCTGCAAAGTCTCTGAAGGCCGGAGAAGAGTCCGACGAGAAGGGAAGAGAAGGAACTGTTCCCACAGCTGAGGCGGATTCTGCCTCCAAACCGGGAACCAGCACCGACCAAGACAAAGCAACGCCGAAAGGAGAGCCCGGCAAGAACGAGGGCGAGGAGCAGAAGGCCACAACTGGGAGCAGTgccaagaagaaaaagaagaagaagaagcacaaaaaGTCCGCAAAGCACTCAAAgcgcaaaggaaaagaaaaagcagcagcaggagaggaagctgctgaaggagagcCGGCGGTGACACAGGAAAaacccaagaagaagaagaaacacaaacgaAAGAAGAGCAAAAACAAGGCTCCAGATCAAGAGGAGGCGACGGGGGAAGATAAAGACAAAGCCAAACCAAAGTCAGAAGATAAAGCAGCTGCTTCCTCCGTCCAGCTgacgggtggaggaggcggagccccCGCCAGCACGGGGACAGAGCTGGGGAAGAGGAAGCGTCCCGCCAAGGAAGTGCCTTGCAAGTCCACagcggaggaaggaggaagtggAAAAAGTGCAGATAAAGCCAACTCGTCGGAGGAGCACAGCGGGCCGAAACGGCCGAAGAACGACTCCAACGCGTCCCAAAGtgcctcctgctccacctcggCCCAGAAGAGCCCCGGCCCGGGCCGGCCCCCCAGCAGCGAGAGCGAAGAGGAAGGGGGCTCCAGCACGCAGCGCTCCCGCCACCACCGCTCCAGTCCGCGGGAGCAGCGGCGCCACCACAGCGAGGAGTCCCGGCGCTCCTGCAGCCGCTCGTCCAGGCGGGGGGAGCGGCGGGggagcagccgccgccgccaccaccaccggGGCCAGAACTCCCGCAGCCGCTCCTACTCCAGCAGCTCGGAGCGCTCGTCGGCGGGCAGCAGCGCCTACAGCCACCGCAGCCGCAGCTACTCCGACAGCTACAGCGACTACAGCACCgagggccggcggcggcggcactcCAAGCGCTCGTCGGACTCCGAGTACGAGCGGCGGGGCAGCCGGAGCCGCCGGCGGTCCAGGAGGCACCagtactcctcctcctcctcggaaGACTCGCGGTCCCGGTCCCGCAGCTACAGCCGCAGGAAGCGGCACCGGCGGCACCACCGCAGCAGCTCgcggagctccagcagctggagccgcAGCACCAGCGCCCGGTCCTGGAGGCGCAGCTACAGCCGGAGCCACAGCTCCGCCAGCCGCTCGTCCAGCTCCAACAAGGGCTCCCCCCACCGCCGGATCCCCCGGAGCCGGGGGGACGGCGACGCCCACCGCAGAGACTTCAACCGCTCGCGCATCTACCGCTCCCAGTCGCCGCGCTCCTCCTCGTCCCGAGGCCTGAACCGGAACGCGCACTCGTCCGGCTCGCTGGGCCTGAGGCCGGGCGGCTCCCGGGACGCCGGCGAGCAGAAGAACTCGCTCACGGCTCGCCAGCTGCTGGAGAGGGTTCAGTCTAAAAAGACTTCCGACGATTCCGGCACAGGGAGCAAATCCGGGATCAAGATCAAGGACCCACCGCAGGGATATTTTGGGCCCAAACTTCCTCCGGCGCTGGGAAGCAAAGCCATGCTGCCGCTTTTTGGAAAGCTGCAGGCGGGAAAGAAACCGGTGATCCCGCTGACCAGACCCGACGACGGGGAGAAGTCCGGAGCGGGGAAAGACTCGGAGGCCGACGGAGAGGTCATCCTGGTGGAACCCATCCGGGagttcccccctcctccgccgcccccgGCGCCGCCGGtgcagaaggtggaggaggcccCTCAGAGCGCGGCGGCCCCCGAGGAGACGCAGCAGCCCGCCCCGGAGGAGCAGGCGCACCCAGAACCCCGGCCTCTGTTCGAGCAGGAGCCCGCCATCATGATGCCCCAGTACCAGGGAGAGCCGGGGCAGGACCCCACCCAGAACCCCATGATGGAGCCGCTCATGCCCgacatgcagcagcagcccccgATGCACGCCTACCCCGCCTACCCGCCTCCCAGCATGGAGGAGGACGgcctggaggcggaggaggacggcCTGGCGCCTCTGGAGAGCCAGCCCATCACCTTCACCCCCGAGGAGATGGAGAAGTACAGCAAGCTGCAGCAGGCGGCGCAGCAgcacatccagcagcagctcctggccAAGCAGGTCAAGACGTTCccct cggcggccaacctggccccggcgccgcccccgccggCCCTGCAGCAGATCCACATCCAGCAGCCCACCGTGTCGGTGGCGTCGGGCACGTCCATCACCACGGTGCAGCACGCCATCCTCCAGCACcacgccgccaccgccgccgccatggGCATCCACCCGGCGCACCCCCACCACCCGCACCCCGCGCACGCCCAGCTGGCCCAGGTGCACCACATCCCCCAGCACCACCTCACCCCCATCTCGCTGTCGCCGCTGGGCCCGTCGCTGGGCCACTCTCTGGGACACTCCCTGGGCCACGCCGGGCTGATCCCCGCCCACCCCACCGCCTTCCTGTCCGGCCAGCCCATACACATCATCCCCGCCTCCGCGCTGCACCACACGCCGCTCGCCCTCCACCACGTCCCCCACACGGCGCTCTACCCCACCCTCTTCACGCCCCGGCCCtcgcaggcggcggcggcggcggccctccagctccaccccctcctccacccgatCTTCTCAGGGCAGGACCTCCAGCATCCGCCGAACCACGGAtcctga